A genomic window from Trueperella bialowiezensis includes:
- a CDS encoding protein-tyrosine phosphatase family protein, translating to MKAAMERRWLEVQMEQVRKEQRWKAAPGVVEFPSGRRIRGRSWRQQAEEPADLCIMLTTGVGSRLGGNFVTSSANETIAIDWPDYRLPRRTSQAHDVLKTAWERSASERVEIVCRGGVGRTGTALAIIAVLEGMDPQEAIDFIKQNYAHDAVETPAQRAFVRDMGAERN from the coding sequence GTGAAAGCTGCAATGGAGCGCCGATGGTTGGAGGTGCAGATGGAACAGGTGCGCAAGGAGCAGCGGTGGAAGGCCGCACCCGGCGTCGTCGAGTTCCCCTCTGGTCGGCGTATCCGTGGGCGGTCATGGCGTCAACAAGCCGAAGAACCAGCCGACTTGTGCATCATGTTAACCACCGGAGTGGGTTCGCGCCTGGGCGGTAATTTTGTGACCTCGAGTGCGAACGAGACCATTGCTATTGACTGGCCAGACTACCGGTTGCCACGCCGCACTTCCCAAGCTCACGACGTGCTCAAGACCGCCTGGGAACGTTCCGCTAGCGAACGGGTAGAAATCGTGTGCCGCGGCGGCGTTGGGCGAACGGGCACGGCCCTTGCCATCATCGCTGTGTTGGAAGGTATGGATCCCCAAGAAGCGATTGACTTCATTAAACAGAACTATGCGCACGACGCCGTGGAGACCCCGGCGCAACGCGCTTTCGTGCGAGATATGGGCGCGGAACGAAACTAG
- a CDS encoding alpha/beta hydrolase family protein, whose amino-acid sequence MHKPTDNSHMQVTAQGEAQAADRLARQLVFPSSVERYGDDDRQVIEWYGDADAARTICFLHGGKFSGNGLLAATRPAASALAQTGYRVALPQMRFEPGRPELAANDAQRLAMHPQLASAVWVGHDAGALFALNVVLASELEPASAVLLAPIIDLAREVREDPAGEHGHAAVWIGGTLEERADRYALYDPLFNYYQLGEAKFRGRELSVNIIHGTADQSVPVARSRDLRSEPFNLAVVEGANHIDVIQPGHDAWVYLLGALA is encoded by the coding sequence ATGCACAAGCCAACTGATAACAGCCATATGCAGGTGACCGCGCAGGGCGAAGCCCAAGCAGCGGACAGACTCGCCCGCCAGCTCGTATTCCCCAGCTCGGTGGAACGTTATGGCGACGACGACCGCCAAGTCATCGAATGGTACGGTGACGCCGATGCGGCCCGCACGATTTGCTTCCTGCACGGCGGGAAATTCTCCGGCAACGGTTTGCTTGCTGCCACCCGCCCAGCAGCCAGTGCGCTTGCCCAAACCGGATACCGGGTGGCGTTACCTCAAATGCGTTTTGAACCGGGCCGCCCGGAATTGGCAGCGAACGACGCCCAACGGCTCGCCATGCACCCACAGCTGGCTAGTGCGGTGTGGGTTGGGCACGACGCCGGAGCTCTCTTCGCCCTGAACGTCGTGTTGGCCTCGGAGCTAGAACCTGCTTCTGCCGTGCTGCTCGCACCCATTATTGATCTGGCTCGTGAAGTGCGGGAAGACCCGGCTGGCGAACACGGGCATGCCGCCGTATGGATTGGTGGCACGCTCGAGGAGCGCGCGGATCGCTACGCGCTGTATGATCCCCTGTTCAACTACTACCAGTTGGGGGAGGCGAAGTTCCGCGGGCGGGAACTGAGCGTGAACATCATTCACGGCACGGCGGACCAGAGTGTGCCGGTGGCACGTTCGCGAGATTTGCGATCCGAGCCGTTCAACCTGGCGGTGGTCGAAGGTGCGAACCATATTGATGTGATTCAGCCCGGCCATGATGCGTGGGTGTACCTGCTTGGCGCGCTCGCCTAA
- a CDS encoding NADP-dependent isocitrate dehydrogenase: MAKIIYTHTDEAPMLATASLLPIIEGFTKQAGIDVELRDISLAGRIIAAFSDLLPAEQRCSDALAELGELATKPEANIIKLPNISASIPQLKAAIAELQELGYDLPDYPEEPATEAERDWRRRYDSVKGSAVNPVLREGNSDRRAPQAVKNFAKNNPHSMKPWAADSKTRVATMGGKDFRANEVSTVVPESGTAQIVHVAPDGTETVLRAELPVSVGEVLDATKLDVAVLGDFLTEQVAAAKRDDVLFSLHLKATMMKVSDPIIFGHAVRAFFPETFAQYGQVLDDAGLSANDGLGSIFAGLDALEGGAQIRESFAREMADGPRLSMVNSDRGITNLHVPSDVIVDASMPAMIRNGGQLWGPDGEADDTVAVIPDSSYAGIYQAVIEDCQARGAFDPTTMGTVPNVGLMAQKAEEYGSHDKTFEIEADGTVEVRLRGQVLLSVPVSAGDIFRSCQTKDAPIRDWVSLAVRRSRISGMPAIFWLDPTREHDQQIRAKVETYLADEDTSGLDIKILAPVDAMRETLQRVRAGQDTISVTGNVLRDYLTDLFPIMELGTSAKMLSVVPLMAGGGLFETGAGGSAPRHVEQLVKENHLRWDSLGEFLALAESLRHLARFADNPRAGVVADCLDRATETLLNEGRSPQRRTGQPDNRSSHAWLATYWADELAKQPDNPELAARFAPVATELADGAETIQQELLAVQGSHSGITGYYRPDPEQVEAAMRPSATLNKIIDALH; the protein is encoded by the coding sequence TTGGCAAAGATCATCTACACCCACACTGACGAAGCGCCCATGCTGGCAACCGCCTCCCTCCTGCCCATCATCGAAGGCTTTACTAAGCAGGCAGGCATTGACGTTGAGCTACGCGACATCTCCCTTGCAGGGCGTATCATCGCAGCTTTTTCCGATCTACTTCCCGCCGAGCAGCGGTGCAGTGACGCACTGGCTGAACTAGGCGAACTGGCCACCAAGCCCGAGGCGAACATTATTAAGCTGCCCAACATTTCGGCGTCGATCCCCCAGCTCAAAGCGGCAATTGCGGAACTGCAAGAGCTCGGCTATGACCTTCCCGATTACCCGGAAGAGCCCGCTACGGAGGCTGAGCGTGACTGGCGGCGGCGCTACGATTCCGTCAAAGGTTCGGCGGTCAACCCCGTGTTGCGTGAGGGCAATTCGGATCGCCGTGCTCCACAGGCGGTCAAGAACTTTGCGAAGAACAATCCGCATTCGATGAAGCCGTGGGCGGCGGATTCGAAGACCCGCGTGGCCACGATGGGCGGTAAGGATTTCCGCGCGAACGAGGTTTCCACCGTCGTTCCCGAATCGGGCACGGCACAGATCGTGCACGTCGCACCCGATGGTACCGAGACCGTGCTGCGCGCCGAACTTCCCGTGAGCGTGGGCGAAGTGCTCGACGCGACCAAATTAGATGTGGCGGTGCTCGGCGACTTCCTCACCGAGCAGGTGGCGGCAGCCAAACGCGACGACGTGCTGTTCTCCCTCCACCTGAAAGCCACGATGATGAAGGTCTCCGACCCGATCATCTTCGGCCACGCCGTGCGCGCATTCTTCCCTGAAACGTTCGCGCAGTACGGGCAGGTGCTCGACGACGCCGGACTCAGCGCAAACGACGGCCTCGGCTCGATCTTCGCCGGGCTTGACGCCCTCGAGGGCGGCGCGCAGATCCGTGAATCCTTCGCGCGCGAGATGGCGGACGGACCGCGCCTATCCATGGTGAACTCCGACCGCGGAATCACGAACTTGCACGTGCCCTCCGACGTGATCGTTGACGCGTCGATGCCGGCGATGATCCGCAACGGAGGCCAACTGTGGGGTCCGGACGGCGAGGCTGACGACACGGTAGCAGTAATCCCTGATTCTTCCTACGCTGGGATCTACCAAGCCGTGATCGAGGACTGCCAGGCACGCGGCGCGTTCGACCCGACCACCATGGGAACCGTGCCCAACGTTGGGCTCATGGCACAGAAAGCCGAAGAATACGGTTCGCACGATAAGACGTTCGAGATCGAGGCCGATGGCACGGTGGAGGTGCGCCTGCGCGGCCAAGTGTTGCTGTCAGTGCCCGTAAGCGCGGGCGACATTTTCCGGTCCTGCCAGACCAAGGACGCCCCAATCCGCGATTGGGTGAGCCTGGCCGTCCGCCGCAGCCGTATCTCCGGCATGCCGGCCATCTTCTGGCTCGACCCCACGCGCGAACACGACCAGCAAATCCGCGCCAAGGTCGAGACCTATCTGGCAGATGAGGACACCTCCGGGCTCGACATCAAGATTCTGGCTCCGGTGGACGCCATGCGTGAAACGCTCCAGCGGGTGCGAGCTGGCCAGGACACGATCTCGGTGACGGGCAACGTGCTACGCGACTACCTGACCGACCTGTTCCCGATCATGGAGCTCGGCACGTCCGCCAAGATGCTCTCCGTGGTACCACTCATGGCCGGCGGCGGGCTCTTCGAAACTGGTGCCGGCGGTTCGGCGCCCAGGCACGTCGAACAGCTCGTGAAAGAAAACCACCTGCGCTGGGACTCACTCGGCGAGTTCCTCGCGCTCGCCGAATCGCTACGCCACCTGGCACGTTTTGCGGATAACCCGCGCGCCGGCGTCGTCGCTGACTGCCTCGACCGGGCCACCGAAACGCTACTGAACGAAGGGCGTTCCCCGCAGCGGCGCACCGGCCAGCCGGATAACCGGTCCTCGCACGCGTGGCTTGCCACCTACTGGGCGGACGAACTGGCAAAGCAACCCGACAACCCCGAACTTGCAGCTCGCTTCGCCCCGGTGGCCACTGAGCTTGCAGATGGCGCTGAGACGATCCAGCAGGAGCTGCTGGCCGTGCAAGGATCTCACTCGGGGATCACTGGCTACTATCGTCCAGATCCCGAGCAGGTCGAGGCGGCCATGCGCCCGTCGGCAACACTCAACAAGATTATCGACGCGCTGCATTAA
- a CDS encoding class I adenylate-forming enzyme family protein → MHSKPTFNSAHSLDRAAKAHPDRTSLVYGSQTMTVLEAAERTRQLAQLLGATGVSAGDRVMLIARNSPYHMLFHVACARIGAVFVPVSHRLTRADHLALVDFCAPRVLVADVEVAEDGVFESLGTITHFVIDDDDHAPSVSAAISQGYFGLSAAAQAHNGKFITTEKSGSTALNSRSYPEGPAALLFTSASAGKPKGVELTHEQLWWGARNFREGFEYSNHDTVLTVAPLTHIGGFNGTTLDLFSHGGTVVIVREFNPTRVLAALAEHKVAIMFGVPTMYAALLNDPEFSSYDLSNFRLPLIGGAPVPPPLLSRMREAGLEPLNVWGMTETAASGAYLPAEHLDERAGSIGRPFAHVEARIVNEAGEDATAGELLVRGPNVANSYWHDPDSSAAAFRGGWLHTGDLVRQDEGGFLWITGRKHNVINSGGENIQAEEVQAVLAQFPGVSDCAVIGTPHEVWGEAVSAAIVMQAGFAAPSLAEIQAFASQVLARFKLPRRVVVVDGLPTNANGKADRVALAELFAAAEQE, encoded by the coding sequence GTGCATAGTAAACCGACATTCAATTCCGCGCATAGCCTGGACCGGGCGGCGAAAGCGCATCCGGATCGCACGTCGCTGGTCTATGGTTCGCAAACGATGACGGTGCTGGAGGCCGCGGAGCGTACCCGCCAGCTGGCACAGTTGCTGGGTGCCACGGGAGTGAGCGCCGGCGACCGCGTCATGCTCATCGCTCGCAACTCGCCCTACCACATGCTCTTTCACGTGGCCTGCGCACGCATCGGAGCGGTTTTCGTGCCGGTATCGCACCGGCTCACCCGCGCCGACCACCTCGCGCTCGTCGACTTCTGCGCCCCGCGCGTGCTGGTTGCAGACGTGGAAGTTGCCGAGGATGGGGTGTTCGAATCGCTCGGCACAATCACACATTTCGTAATCGACGACGACGATCACGCCCCATCCGTCTCGGCAGCCATTTCCCAGGGGTACTTCGGGCTCAGCGCGGCAGCGCAAGCGCACAACGGGAAATTCATCACCACCGAAAAATCCGGGAGCACCGCGCTTAATTCGCGCTCCTATCCGGAAGGCCCTGCCGCCTTGCTGTTCACCTCGGCGAGCGCTGGCAAACCGAAGGGCGTGGAACTGACCCACGAACAGTTGTGGTGGGGTGCGCGCAATTTCCGGGAAGGCTTCGAATACTCCAATCACGACACGGTACTCACAGTCGCCCCGCTCACCCACATTGGCGGTTTCAACGGCACAACCCTGGATCTGTTTTCGCACGGCGGCACAGTGGTGATCGTGCGCGAGTTTAATCCGACCCGCGTGCTGGCCGCCCTTGCGGAGCACAAGGTGGCGATCATGTTTGGCGTGCCCACCATGTATGCGGCGCTGCTCAACGACCCGGAATTTTCCAGCTATGATCTTTCCAATTTCCGCCTGCCGCTCATTGGCGGTGCGCCGGTTCCGCCACCGTTGCTGAGCCGAATGCGCGAGGCCGGTTTGGAACCATTGAATGTGTGGGGGATGACGGAAACGGCCGCCTCGGGTGCCTACCTGCCGGCCGAGCACCTGGACGAGCGTGCCGGTTCCATCGGACGTCCGTTCGCACACGTGGAGGCACGAATAGTGAACGAGGCGGGGGAGGACGCCACCGCAGGAGAGTTGCTTGTGCGCGGCCCGAACGTGGCGAACTCTTACTGGCACGATCCGGACTCGAGCGCTGCAGCTTTCCGCGGCGGATGGCTACACACCGGCGATCTTGTACGCCAAGACGAGGGCGGCTTCCTGTGGATCACCGGGCGCAAACACAACGTCATCAACTCCGGGGGAGAAAACATCCAAGCCGAGGAAGTCCAAGCCGTGCTCGCTCAGTTCCCGGGCGTCTCAGATTGCGCGGTTATTGGCACGCCGCACGAGGTGTGGGGTGAAGCGGTGTCGGCAGCGATCGTCATGCAGGCCGGTTTCGCAGCCCCGAGCCTTGCGGAGATTCAGGCTTTTGCCAGCCAGGTGCTAGCGCGGTTCAAGCTGCCGCGCCGCGTCGTCGTCGTTGATGGGCTGCCAACGAACGCCAACGGCAAAGCCGACCGGGTAGCGCTTGCCGAACTGTTCGCAGCGGCGGAGCAAGAGTAG
- a CDS encoding ABC transporter permease: MTKYLIRRLLNYLILLFVAVTIAYFLAGTQLDPRSMLIENELTQSANRTYADVVQSVDARLNGWNINPQVPIVERYVEWLRMISEWDWGYSPLGASVNEQVSNRVWLSLQLVFLGFFIGIIGGVAIGAWAAVRQYSIPDRIITIVAMIIISTPSMVIGIGLQMGAVWFNNTFDSSFFQFIGPQSTTPPDEFWPNLLDRLQHLLLPTISISAGGLATYSRYQRNLMLDTLGSDYVRTARAKGLRYSTAVRRHALRTSLIPIATYFAFGITGLVLGAAVTEQIFGWEGMGIYGIRTIQAQDINGTAAVVAFSGVATLTGAFLSDVLIAVADPRVRVS; encoded by the coding sequence ATGACTAAGTATTTGATCCGGCGATTGCTGAATTACTTAATTCTGCTGTTCGTCGCCGTCACCATCGCCTATTTCCTGGCGGGAACGCAGCTTGATCCGCGTTCGATGCTCATCGAAAATGAGCTCACCCAGTCAGCAAATCGCACGTACGCCGACGTCGTGCAATCCGTGGACGCGCGCCTCAACGGCTGGAATATCAACCCGCAAGTACCGATCGTGGAACGGTATGTGGAATGGTTGCGCATGATCTCGGAATGGGACTGGGGCTATTCTCCGCTTGGTGCATCGGTCAACGAACAGGTCTCGAACCGGGTGTGGCTCTCGCTCCAGCTCGTCTTCCTCGGTTTCTTCATCGGAATTATCGGCGGCGTCGCGATCGGTGCGTGGGCGGCAGTGCGCCAGTACTCGATCCCAGACCGGATCATCACGATCGTCGCAATGATCATCATTTCCACGCCGTCGATGGTGATCGGCATCGGCCTGCAGATGGGTGCGGTGTGGTTCAACAACACGTTCGATTCAAGCTTCTTCCAATTCATCGGCCCACAGTCAACAACCCCTCCAGATGAATTCTGGCCGAATCTTCTCGACAGGTTGCAACACTTGTTGTTGCCGACCATCTCGATCTCCGCGGGCGGCCTGGCCACCTATTCGCGCTACCAGCGCAACCTCATGCTTGACACGCTGGGATCGGACTACGTGCGCACCGCCCGCGCCAAAGGCCTGCGGTACTCCACCGCCGTGCGCCGCCACGCGCTACGCACCTCGCTCATCCCGATTGCCACCTACTTTGCTTTCGGTATCACCGGCCTCGTGCTCGGCGCCGCCGTGACTGAACAAATCTTCGGCTGGGAAGGCATGGGCATCTACGGTATTCGCACGATCCAAGCGCAAGACATCAACGGAACGGCAGCAGTCGTGGCCTTCTCTGGCGTGGCCACACTAACCGGCGCTTTCCTCTCAGACGTGCTGATCGCCGTCGCCGATCCGCGAGTGAGGGTGAGCTAA
- a CDS encoding M18 family aminopeptidase, protein MTTDFTEAYARFISDSPSSFHAAQQIVQALGDAGFSHQDEAAPWAGHDRGYVVRGGAVIAWQLGYAGSDGGFRIVGSHTDSPSFKVKPTPGSSAFGFGQVNVEVYGGPLLNSWLNRDLGIAGIITDIHGEAHLVKTPAIMVIPQTAPHLDRSVNDRLELSRQADYHPIWALGAADLAGYLADSAGIAPEEIAGHDLFAYDVQAPAVFGGADGDAFFAAGRQDNLSSVFASLKAFLTTTAGLPGEDIAVFAAFDHEEVGSSTYAGAAGPFLENTLRRIAESLGAASYDAFAQMLARSSCISADAGHSINPNMPAKHDPNHQVALGAGPLLKVNANQRYATEAKGSALWRRAAACHGVATQTFVSNNDVPCGSTIGPLTATRLGMTTVDVGIPLLSMHSVREISCPADVLALAKVCEGYWVGA, encoded by the coding sequence ATGACCACAGACTTCACCGAGGCGTATGCCCGGTTCATCAGCGATTCTCCATCTTCTTTTCACGCTGCCCAGCAGATCGTGCAGGCGTTGGGTGACGCCGGTTTTTCCCACCAAGACGAAGCCGCTCCGTGGGCAGGCCACGATCGCGGCTACGTGGTGCGCGGCGGGGCGGTGATTGCCTGGCAGCTGGGGTACGCGGGTAGCGATGGTGGTTTCCGGATTGTCGGTTCGCATACGGATTCGCCGTCGTTCAAAGTTAAGCCGACGCCGGGCAGCTCGGCCTTCGGGTTCGGCCAAGTTAACGTGGAGGTCTACGGCGGCCCGCTGCTCAACTCGTGGCTCAACCGAGATCTGGGTATCGCCGGCATTATTACCGATATCCACGGTGAGGCTCATCTGGTCAAGACGCCGGCGATCATGGTCATCCCGCAGACCGCTCCGCATCTGGATAGGTCGGTCAACGACAGGCTGGAGCTGTCCCGGCAGGCCGACTACCACCCGATCTGGGCTTTAGGTGCGGCCGATCTTGCCGGCTACCTTGCCGACAGCGCAGGGATCGCCCCTGAGGAGATCGCTGGCCATGACCTGTTTGCCTACGACGTGCAGGCGCCCGCCGTGTTTGGCGGTGCGGACGGGGATGCGTTCTTCGCTGCGGGCAGGCAGGATAACCTCTCGTCCGTGTTTGCTTCGCTGAAGGCGTTTTTGACGACGACGGCGGGCCTGCCGGGCGAAGATATCGCCGTGTTCGCGGCCTTCGACCACGAAGAAGTGGGATCGTCGACATACGCCGGTGCAGCCGGGCCGTTCTTAGAAAACACGCTGCGCAGAATCGCGGAAAGCCTGGGTGCGGCAAGCTATGACGCTTTCGCCCAGATGCTGGCTCGCTCGTCGTGCATCTCTGCCGACGCCGGGCATTCAATCAATCCGAACATGCCGGCCAAGCACGATCCGAACCATCAGGTGGCCCTCGGCGCTGGCCCACTCCTCAAAGTCAACGCGAACCAGCGTTACGCAACCGAAGCGAAAGGTAGCGCGCTGTGGCGGCGGGCGGCGGCGTGCCACGGCGTCGCCACGCAGACCTTCGTGTCAAACAATGACGTCCCTTGCGGGTCAACGATCGGCCCGCTAACAGCCACGCGCCTTGGGATGACGACCGTCGACGTCGGGATTCCGCTGCTGTCAATGCATTCGGTGCGGGAAATCTCATGCCCAGCCGATGTACTAGCGCTGGCTAAGGTCTGTGAAGGATACTGGGTTGGTGCATAG
- the lipA gene encoding lipoyl synthase: MNVTDTLVGGRVTPGERKLLRVEARNAQTPIETKPEWIKTKATVGKEYSDMRERVNGASLHTVCKEANCPNIYECWEDREASFLIGGDICTRRCDFCFIKTGKPTDYDRDEPRRVAQSVKEMELNYATITGVTRDDLDDGASWLYAETCRLIHETCPNTGVELLIDDMRGGAPALQQVFDARPEVLAHNLETVPRIFKKIRPAFRYERSLDLITFASENNLITKSNLILGMGETKDEVLQAMQDLVDAGCDILTITQYLRPSPLHHPIDRWVKPNEFVELSKIGYEMGFAGIMAGPLVRSSYRSGSLWARAMKHKGWPIPDHLRNIAGAAEKSPFAAQEAQSVVNRMGGCHS; this comes from the coding sequence ATAAACGTGACCGACACACTTGTAGGCGGGCGAGTAACCCCGGGCGAACGTAAGTTGCTACGCGTCGAGGCGCGCAACGCGCAGACCCCGATTGAAACCAAGCCCGAGTGGATTAAAACCAAAGCCACGGTTGGTAAAGAGTATTCGGACATGCGCGAACGGGTCAACGGCGCATCCCTGCACACGGTGTGTAAAGAAGCGAACTGTCCGAACATTTACGAGTGTTGGGAAGACCGCGAGGCCTCCTTCCTCATCGGCGGCGACATCTGTACCCGCCGATGCGATTTCTGCTTTATCAAAACGGGCAAGCCCACCGACTACGATCGCGACGAGCCACGCCGAGTGGCACAATCCGTGAAAGAGATGGAACTCAACTACGCCACGATCACGGGCGTCACACGCGACGACCTCGACGACGGCGCCTCCTGGCTGTATGCCGAAACGTGCCGCCTCATCCACGAAACGTGCCCAAACACGGGTGTTGAGCTCTTGATTGACGACATGCGAGGCGGGGCGCCCGCCCTCCAGCAGGTTTTTGACGCCCGCCCGGAAGTGCTCGCACACAACCTCGAAACGGTGCCCCGGATTTTTAAGAAGATCCGCCCGGCCTTCCGCTACGAACGCTCCCTCGATCTCATCACGTTCGCTTCAGAAAATAATCTCATCACCAAGTCGAACCTGATTTTGGGCATGGGCGAAACGAAAGACGAGGTCTTGCAGGCGATGCAAGACCTCGTGGATGCCGGCTGTGACATCTTGACGATCACCCAATACCTGCGGCCCTCGCCCCTGCACCACCCGATTGATCGGTGGGTCAAGCCCAACGAGTTCGTCGAGCTGTCCAAGATCGGCTACGAGATGGGCTTCGCCGGGATCATGGCCGGGCCGCTCGTGCGTTCCTCGTACCGGTCGGGTTCGCTGTGGGCGCGGGCGATGAAGCACAAGGGCTGGCCGATCCCCGACCACCTGCGCAACATCGCGGGCGCGGCAGAGAAGTCACCGTTTGCGGCTCAAGAAGCCCAGTCGGTAGTTAACCGTATGGGTGGCTGCCACAGCTAA
- the lipB gene encoding lipoyl(octanoyl) transferase LipB — MQVVNFLNYGPLDYMAMDSIQRIVHDDVAHLRMPDTLLVWEADHVYTAGRRTAAEDIPDSSIPVIRMDRGGSVTYHGPGQLVVYPVVKVRPPKDVVGFVRATERAIMAAMAGFSLHTEQVEGRSGVWVCGDGEDRKLCAIGIKFAEDATMHGLALNVSTDIERFNRIVPCGITDAGVTSLDAEGIAVRLDDVVPAVVSELAAAYEPFLLRNDEAITHADAGDIITRVQQVEPVELPAVTGSRWDAASVSPVHVSG; from the coding sequence GTGCAGGTAGTCAATTTTCTCAACTATGGTCCGCTGGATTACATGGCTATGGATTCGATCCAGCGAATCGTCCACGACGACGTGGCCCATCTGCGTATGCCCGACACCCTACTCGTGTGGGAGGCAGACCACGTGTATACGGCAGGGCGGCGTACGGCCGCGGAAGATATTCCTGATTCGTCGATACCGGTGATCCGGATGGATCGCGGCGGTTCCGTCACGTATCACGGGCCTGGCCAGCTGGTGGTCTACCCGGTGGTTAAGGTGCGACCGCCCAAAGACGTGGTGGGTTTCGTGCGGGCAACTGAACGCGCGATCATGGCGGCGATGGCTGGGTTCAGTTTGCATACCGAACAAGTGGAGGGTCGCTCCGGGGTGTGGGTGTGCGGCGATGGCGAGGATCGCAAACTGTGTGCGATCGGGATCAAATTCGCTGAGGATGCCACGATGCATGGGCTCGCCCTCAACGTGTCAACCGATATCGAGCGCTTCAACAGGATCGTGCCGTGCGGGATCACGGACGCCGGGGTGACCTCGCTGGATGCGGAAGGTATTGCGGTGCGGCTCGACGACGTCGTGCCCGCCGTCGTGAGCGAACTTGCCGCAGCCTACGAACCGTTCCTGCTACGAAACGACGAGGCGATCACGCACGCGGACGCCGGGGACATCATCACCCGGGTACAACAGGTGGAACCGGTGGAATTACCGGCCGTAACCGGCTCGCGGTGGGACGCGGCGAGCGTATCACCCGTCCATGTGAGTGGATAG